A stretch of DNA from Candidatus Bathyarchaeota archaeon:
ACCCGAGGATCCTCTGGACAAACTTCTATGACACCACCGACGCCTCCAGGCAGAAGGATGGGGGGATAGGGGAAGGAGAATACCTGATGCGGATCACGATACCTGGATATCATCAAAGCCAGCTATTCAGGATAATCGTAGAGTCAGGGGATCCCCCGAAGTATCCCGTGGTCTCCATAGTCCATAGCCTGGAACGGCTCGGATACCTTCATGGAGAGATCCTTTGGATAGACTGGTGTGGAGGGGCGTTACCCCTTTCATGGGCATCCATAACCGCGTATTCAACCGATGGCTTCAGGGAAGTATATACGTTCTCCATGGACGGCGTGTATGAGATGTGGCTCCCGGCTGGAAGCTACGATTTCGGCCTATACCATCCCGGGCTGGGCTCGAAATACTTCAAGGCGGGATTAGCCGTATCCTGGGGATCAGTAAACTCTATAAGCTTCATATACGATTAGATTCATGAAACAAAAGCTGGATAGTGTAGGTTCTAAGGGGATTGCAGCAAGCATGCCTGATGATGAATCCTCCAACGCTGAGTTGAAGGCGCACGATCGATTAAAACTCGTATACGAGCTCGATGACTTAGAGGATCTAATCAATATACTGAAGGTGGCGCCGGCCACGCCCATATTCCATTATTACAATGGTAAGAGGCATGTATACGTGGCTCACACCTTGGGCGATTACGTCTTCCTCCTATACAGGGATGAGCCTATACCGGGTAATTTGGAGATACCCTTCGCCGGCGATAGGAGGATAAACATAGTTAAAGTTTCAAATATTAGAGCCGTGGGAATAAAGGAGCTCGCATCCAATTTAACCTAACCTAGATGGCCTACCCGGGGAGGCCTCAAAACCCCGCATCCCTGCAAGGTGGAAGTTATCGCCCGGTTTGTGGTGGGGGCCTTTCCCCCAGCCTCACCGTTACCTCCCTCTCCGATCCCTCCCTGATTATCCACAGCTTCACCAGGTCGCCCACATTCTTCTCGTACTCCAAATATACTAGTAGGTCTAACAGCTTTCTAACCCTTATCTGATCCACGCCCACTATGACGTCTCCGCCTATCGGAACCTTCGACCCCTCGATGACGGCTACGTTGGTCCCGCCCCTGAGCCCCGCCTCAGCCGCGGGGCTGCCCTCCAGGACCTCGGTCACCAGGAACCCAGTGGCGTTGGGCAGGTTCATGGCCTCCGCTATACTTGGAGTTACGTCTAAACCTGAGATCCCAAGCCATGGATGCGGATAATACCCCTGGTTGATTATGGCTGGAACCACCTTCTTCACCAGGTTCGACGGTATAGCGAATCCTATCCCGGCGAACTCCCCGGTCATTGAGGCTATGGCCGTGTTCACGCCGACCACCTCTCCTCTGAGGTTTATTAATGGTCCTCCGGAGTTGCCCGGGTTTATAGCGGCGTCCACCTGTATCACCCCTACTATGAGGTAGTTCCCGGAGGTCGGCAACGTCCTCCCAAGCTGGCTCACTATCCCCTTAGTCATGGACCCGCTCAGGCCGAATGGATTACCGACCGCTAAAACGGTCTCCCCCACGTAGAGTTTCGAGGAATCTCCCAGCACCACCGGGATCAAAGTTTTACGGGATTCAACCTTTATCACGGCCAGGTCGCTGTATGGATCCGATCCTACCAGGGCGGCCTTCAGAGTGGTCCCGTCAAGGAAAGTAACCTCTATAGCGTCTGCCCCCGATACGACATGGTGATTCGTTATTATATGGCCAGTACTATCGTATACGAAGCCGGATCCCTCACCGTAGGAGGTCAATCCTAAAAGGGTCCAGCTCCTCACGGTAACCTTAACTACGGAAGGCTCTATCAGCTTGTAGATCTGGGATGAGACATCCGGCTCGGAGCCCCGGCCTGTAATATTCGTCAAGGCCTCAAGCCTATTCAGACGGCTTTGAAGCTCCCCAATCCTACCCTGAAGCTCCGAGTTCTCCCTCTGGAGCACCCTATATCTATTATTCACGTCTAGGTAAAAATAGGCCGATACGCTTGAAACCACTATCAACAGAACTGTGAGGAAAGCTACGGTCTTCTTCCATCTCCCCGAGCTATCCAACGGTAGCACGTATCTAACCTGCTCACCGTACTCGCCTATCCCGCTCACGGACC
This window harbors:
- a CDS encoding trypsin-like peptidase domain-containing protein, with the protein product MLIVVSSVSAYFYLDVNNRYRVLQRENSELQGRIGELQSRLNRLEALTNITGRGSEPDVSSQIYKLIEPSVVKVTVRSWTLLGLTSYGEGSGFVYDSTGHIITNHHVVSGADAIEVTFLDGTTLKAALVGSDPYSDLAVIKVESRKTLIPVVLGDSSKLYVGETVLAVGNPFGLSGSMTKGIVSQLGRTLPTSGNYLIVGVIQVDAAINPGNSGGPLINLRGEVVGVNTAIASMTGEFAGIGFAIPSNLVKKVVPAIINQGYYPHPWLGISGLDVTPSIAEAMNLPNATGFLVTEVLEGSPAAEAGLRGGTNVAVIEGSKVPIGGDVIVGVDQIRVRKLLDLLVYLEYEKNVGDLVKLWIIREGSEREVTVRLGERPPPQTGR